In the genome of Mycoplasma nasistruthionis, the window TTGTATTTAGGATTTCAGAAATCAGCAGCCTTTAATTTTTCGACATTACCATTTTGTAATTTAACGAATTCATAGAATTTTTCTAAAGCTTTACCGTTTTTAATTACTTCATCAACCATTTGTAACGCTTCTTCATGATTTTTTGCAACTTTAGCTTGTTCTAAAATTGTTGCACATGATGAATAAACCAATTCGTTAAAATCAGCAGGACCTTGTCCTTCTAAAGTTCTAATTGCTTCTAAAACTTCATTTTTATTACCGATTTCACGTCCAATTGGTCTAGACATGTTAGTAATTTCTGCTCTAACGTCAACGTTTAGTTCTTTACCAATACTAATCATTGTTTTAGCTAAAGCAGTAGCACTTTCAAAATCTTTCATAAATGCACCATTACCACATTTAACGTCTAATAAAATAGCATTAGCACCTGTTGCTAATTTTTTAGACATAATTGATGATGCAATTAAAGGAATAGATTCAACTGTTGAAGTAACATCTCTTAATGCATATAATTTTTTATCAGCAGGAACTAGTTTAGCACTTTGTCCAATAACAGCAATATTGTGATTTTTAACTTGTTCAATAAATGCTTTTTCTGATAATTCAACTGTAAAACCAGGGATTGATTCTAATTTATCAATTGTTCCCCCTGTTTGAGCAAGTCCACGACCACTCATTTTAGCCACAGGAGCACCGCAAGCTGCAACAATTGGTGCAACTGCTAAAGTAGTTTTATCACCAATTCCACCTGTTGAGTGTTTATCAACTTTAATACCTGGAATTTCACTTAAATCAATAACGTCACCTGAATGCATCATGAAATCTGTCATTGTAGCAATTTCAGTTGCAGTCATTCCATTAAACATAACAGCCATTAAAAATGCACTCATTTGATAATCAGGAGTTTCATTTTTAACATATGAATTAATTAAGAATTGAATTTCTTCTTTAGTTAATTCTTTATTTAAACGTTTCTTTTCGACTAAATCTACTACACGCATGTATTATCTTGCTAAGTTAAGAGCAATCTCCATCATTTTTGTGAAAGCTGTTTGACGTTCTTCAGCTGAAGTTTCTTCGTGTGTAATTAAGTTATCACTGATTGTTAATAAACAAGCAGCTTCTTTACCTGTAGCTTCAGCGTTTGTGAATAATGCATATGATTCCATTTCAACACATAATGATTGTGTGTCTTCAATTCTTTGTTGTACTGGAACAACTGAGTAAAATACGTCTGATGAGTGTACTCTACCTTCGTTTAATGGAATGTTTAAGTCTTTAGCAATGGCTTTAATTTCATTGTTTAAGTTTGCTGAAGGGAAAGCAACGTTTCCTTCTTTACCTAAAGCGATTCTTCTGAATGCATCACCATCAGCGTAAGCTTCTGAAGCTAAAACAACTTCATATAGACCTAAATCAGCTTTATATGATCCTGCTGATCCAATTCTGATGATTCTATCTACATCGTAGAATTTGAATAATTCATATGAGTAAATTCCGATTGATGGACATCCCATACCACTTCCAGCAACTGTAACTGGTTTTCCTTTGTATGTTCCTGTAAACATAAACATGTTTCTAACTGAGTTAACTTGAACATATCCAGGATCTAAGAAAGTTTCAGCTATAAATTTAGCTCTTAATGGATCTCCTGGCATAATAACTGTTTTAGCGATTGAGCCTTTTGGGGCATTAATGTGTGGTGTCATAATATTTTCCTCCTAAATGATTTGAATTATTTAAATATTTGACTTAACTTGTCTTATTAATCTTTAATATTTTACTCTTTTATAATTTAAAACTTAACATTTTGTTAAACTCTATGAATTTTAAGCGACCTTAAAACAAAAAATCCAGATTGCTCTGGATTTTTGTGTGAAATTATTTCTTAAAGACAAAGGTAATAAAACCAATTAATCATAAAACTACTGATGCTGCAAGCATGAATGGTCATCAAGGAGTTTTGCTTTCATCATTAGGATTATTGTCTAAATCAATTTGGTTTAATTGGTCTTTAACAACATCAATTAAGATATTTGGAATATTTGATTCTGTTTTATTGATGTTGTCTAGTTTTTCTAAAATAGATTTGACTTCTTGTTTGTCTTGGTCTGAAAAATCTTCATTTAGACCTAGTTTTTCTTTAAGTTTGAAGTATGAAGTATCATTTAGAACTTCATCAAGTTGTTTTAAGTTTGCCGGGTTATTTGTTGCATTTTCTTTAAATTTATCATGCATTCCATCTTTTAATTGATTATATGCGTCAATTAATGAGTTTGCTTCGTTAACAAGTTTGTTTCTTAGACTATCAAATGCATCAATTGTGCCTGAATTCAAGGCTTTATTAGCATTAATTGCATTAACTTTGTCAACTAAATCTTTGATTTGTTTGATTTGATCTGAATTTTGCTTAGAAACGCTTGATTTTTTGAAGTTATTTGTAGCTTTAGCTAAGTCCTGTAGGGCTTTAAGGTTTGAATTGTCAATTAATTTATCAAGTTCTGATAGCTCAGCAAAAACTGGTTTAGTTTTTCCTTGATAATAAGGATTTAATAATTCTTGAGCTATTTGTGAATTTAATTGTTCTAGCTTAGCTTTTTCTTGGTTTAAAGTAGCTAAATCATTATTATTTAATTTATCTTTAATTTGACCAAGTAATTCATTTATCTTATTAGCAATTTGGTTAACTGCATCAGTTTCTTGTTTATTATTCTGAGCGTTGTATAAACCTTCTGGAGCATTATTTGAGTATAAATCAGCTTTTGTTTGATCTGATAAATTACTTAAAGTATTAACATCAAGACCTGTGTTTTTGTTGCCATTTACAGGTTCTTCTGATGAGAATTTATCAATTTGCCCTTGTAGTTGTTTTAATTTATCAATAGCATCTACAAGACCTTGTTTTAATTCTAATTTTGCAGGTTGTGATTCTTTAAAATCGTTTAAAGCAGTTTCAAGATTTGTTTTAGCAGCTAAATATTGTTGTTGTAGATTGTTAGGTGAATTTTTAAATTGATTTGAGTTTTGAGTAGAATTGTTTAATTCATCTTCAGCACGCTTAATTAAATCTGAAATTGTTGAACCATTGTTAACTTGATCTGCTTTTTCTGCTAAATCATTTTTAATTTTGTTAATAGCTTCAGGGTCTAAACTTTGACCGTTTTCAATCGCTTCATTAGCGTCAGCAATTAATTTATCTAACTCTTTTATCGCTTCTGGGTCGGCATAAACATAGTTTTTATGACTTGGTGAATTTGGATCAATTAAAGTTGCATGAGTATCATTGTTAACTTGTTTAATTTGCTGCATTGCTGTATTTACAACTCTTGCATTGTCAACAATTGTTTTAGCTTCTTCGGTTGAGCTAGCAGCAATTAATTGTTTTTCAACTTCTGCTTTTTGATTGTTGTTTAATTCGTCTAAGTCTTTTAGTTTAAGTAATTGCTCAATTTTGTAGTTGTTTAATGCTTGTTTAGATGCTTGGTTATCAATTTGCTCTCCAGTTGAATTAGTATCATTTGAAACTTGTTTTGATTGTTCAACAGTGTCTAATTCTTGCGGAATATTAAATCCGTCTGGAATAGATGGTGCTTTTTCAATTTCAT includes:
- a CDS encoding thymidine phosphorylase: MRVVDLVEKKRLNKELTKEEIQFLINSYVKNETPDYQMSAFLMAVMFNGMTATEIATMTDFMMHSGDVIDLSEIPGIKVDKHSTGGIGDKTTLAVAPIVAACGAPVAKMSGRGLAQTGGTIDKLESIPGFTVELSEKAFIEQVKNHNIAVIGQSAKLVPADKKLYALRDVTSTVESIPLIASSIMSKKLATGANAILLDVKCGNGAFMKDFESATALAKTMISIGKELNVDVRAEITNMSRPIGREIGNKNEVLEAIRTLEGQGPADFNELVYSSCATILEQAKVAKNHEEALQMVDEVIKNGKALEKFYEFVKLQNGNVEKLKAADFWNPKYKLEVIADQEGYLEIFDSLVFGIVSMKLGAGRRTKEDELDFEAGITLNKKTNEQVSKGDVLFTLYSSNPIDLELVEELKQGYRFNQAMVENKIILDKLK
- the deoD gene encoding purine-nucleoside phosphorylase; translated protein: MTPHINAPKGSIAKTVIMPGDPLRAKFIAETFLDPGYVQVNSVRNMFMFTGTYKGKPVTVAGSGMGCPSIGIYSYELFKFYDVDRIIRIGSAGSYKADLGLYEVVLASEAYADGDAFRRIALGKEGNVAFPSANLNNEIKAIAKDLNIPLNEGRVHSSDVFYSVVPVQQRIEDTQSLCVEMESYALFTNAEATGKEAACLLTISDNLITHEETSAEERQTAFTKMMEIALNLAR